Genomic window (Acidimicrobiales bacterium):
CTGCCGCCACAAGGTCGCGGCGCAGGGCACGGGTCAGGCGCCGGCGCGGGGGGCCCGCGCCTGAGGGCGTCCGCTCCGGCGGCAGAAATGGGCGCATACCGCCCCGTTCTGCCGCCAGAAGGTCGCGGCGCGGATTGGAGAGGTTGAAGGTGGTAACGAAGTGGGTTACGGTGGCGCCAAGTGGCGGGAAGGGGAGGGGTCCTGACCCGCGGAGCAACCCGGTGGTGCAGGGTGGTGAGGAGCACGTCTCTCGGTGGTGCGGTTCTTCGGACGGTACGAGCACTCGGTCGATCCCAAGGGTCGGGTCATCCTGCCCGCCAAGTTCCGCGCCCACTTCGACCACGGCGGCTACCTCACGCAGTTCCGGGGCGGCTGCCTGGCGCTGTGGACGCCCGAGGAGTTCAACGTGCAGTCGGCCGAGATGGAGGAGGCCCAGAAGCTGGGGCCGGCCGAGCGCAACCTGGCGCGGGTGTTCGCGTCGGGCACCCAGGAGGTGGAGGTGGACAAGCAGGGCCGCATCGCCATCGTGGCGCCGCTGCGGAGCTTCGCCACGCTCCACGACGCCGTGCTGGTGAACGGCGCCCTGAACCGCATCGAGCTGTGGAACCCCGAGCGATGGGAGGAGAAGGTGGCCGCCACCGAGGCGGCGCTGATCGAGGACGACTGACGGCACGACCCAGGACCATGCGCAGCCCCTCGACGGGCACGGTGGAAGACCCCCTCTCCGCAATCTTCCGGGCTCGCCGACCGGGGATGTTCCCCGGCGGTACCGGGCAGGTCGAGGGGCTGCGGATGACCCAGGAGTTCGTGCACCGGCCGGTGATGGCGGACGAGGTGGTGGCCCTGTTGGCCGACGTCCCGCCCGGCCTCTTCGTGGACGCCACCCTCGGGGGCGGCGGGCACGCGGCGGCCGTCCTCGACGCGTCCCCCGGCCTCCGGCT
Coding sequences:
- a CDS encoding division/cell wall cluster transcriptional repressor MraZ, which gives rise to MVRFFGRYEHSVDPKGRVILPAKFRAHFDHGGYLTQFRGGCLALWTPEEFNVQSAEMEEAQKLGPAERNLARVFASGTQEVEVDKQGRIAIVAPLRSFATLHDAVLVNGALNRIELWNPERWEEKVAATEAALIEDD